The Limibacillus sp. genome window below encodes:
- a CDS encoding PA2778 family cysteine peptidase has protein sequence MKKLAGIGHLTGLALALTVLSACAGTPVSDRLTAQTPDGLPQQVELSETPFFAQTENYCGPAAMAAALNATGLDTSPDGLGETLFTPGREGTLQSDVITTARRQGRLALPVTGIEPAFRTLAAGRPVMILQNLALEMAPQWHYALLIGYDLPAKTAILRSGETQRLEMPLETLEHTWRRGDFWGVVLVEPEGPVPPTVSSSQWIAEAAGLERAGQASAAETAYRTALREWPDAALAWIAMANQHYGAGRLGESEAALRRAVALEPENGAAWNNLAQVLFERGDRTGAAEAVDEALSLDGSHLEAARRTRDRIKGS, from the coding sequence ATGAAGAAGCTTGCCGGTATAGGGCACCTGACGGGGCTGGCGTTGGCGCTGACGGTTCTCAGCGCCTGCGCCGGCACCCCGGTCAGCGACCGCCTCACGGCCCAGACTCCAGATGGACTGCCTCAACAGGTGGAACTCAGCGAAACGCCCTTCTTCGCCCAGACGGAGAACTACTGCGGCCCGGCGGCCATGGCGGCCGCCTTGAACGCCACCGGCCTCGACACCTCGCCCGACGGGTTGGGGGAGACGCTTTTCACGCCGGGGCGCGAAGGCACGCTGCAAAGCGACGTGATCACCACCGCGCGGCGTCAGGGGCGGCTTGCCCTGCCCGTGACGGGTATCGAGCCGGCCTTTCGTACCTTGGCCGCGGGCCGCCCGGTGATGATCCTCCAGAACCTGGCATTGGAGATGGCGCCGCAATGGCACTACGCGCTGTTGATCGGTTATGACTTGCCCGCCAAGACGGCGATCTTGAGATCCGGGGAGACGCAACGGCTCGAAATGCCGCTGGAGACCCTGGAGCACACCTGGCGGCGGGGCGACTTCTGGGGCGTCGTGCTGGTCGAGCCTGAAGGCCCGGTGCCCCCGACCGTGTCGAGCAGCCAATGGATCGCCGAGGCCGCCGGTCTTGAGCGCGCCGGACAGGCTTCCGCAGCGGAGACCGCCTACCGGACGGCTCTGCGCGAGTGGCCGGACGCGGCCTTGGCCTGGATCGCCATGGCCAACCAGCACTACGGCGCCGGGCGGCTCGGCGAGAGCGAAGCGGCCCTGCGCCGCGCCGTCGCGCTGGAGCCCGAGAACGGCGCCGCCTGGAACAATCTCGCCCAAGTCCTGTTCGAGCGGGGCGACAGGACAGGGGCGGCGGAGGCGGTCGACGAGGCGCTCTCCCTGGACGGATCGCACTTGGAAGCGGCCCGCCGTACCCGAGACCGGATCAAGGGTTCCTAA
- a CDS encoding PA2779 family protein: MMGLKPLFRNLALPMAMVFAIATLPAPQAAAEMIATDQIVNEELAADSRDKVESFLARDDVRQQLESLGVDPGEAQARVDSLSDQEAMQLAQQIDQMPAGQGAIGAVIGAAVLIFIVLLITDLLGFTSVFGFTNKGSANPS; the protein is encoded by the coding sequence ATGATGGGCCTCAAACCGCTGTTTAGAAATCTCGCGCTTCCCATGGCCATGGTCTTCGCGATCGCCACGCTGCCCGCACCGCAGGCGGCGGCGGAGATGATCGCCACCGACCAGATCGTGAACGAAGAGCTGGCCGCCGACTCCCGCGACAAGGTGGAGAGCTTCCTGGCGCGCGACGACGTCCGCCAGCAGCTGGAATCGCTCGGTGTCGATCCGGGCGAGGCGCAAGCCCGCGTCGACAGCCTGAGCGATCAGGAGGCGATGCAACTCGCCCAGCAGATCGACCAGATGCCGGCCGGCCAGGGCGCCATCGGCGCGGTCATCGGCGCGGCTGTCCTGATCTTCATCGTGCTTCTGATCACCGACTTGCTGGGCTTCACCAGCGTGTTCGGCTTCACGAACAAGGGCAGCGCGAACCCGAGCTAA
- a CDS encoding autotransporter domain-containing protein — translation MAVLGFSIVPSETASSVAIESNNRNDANYFATQLGGAFTVSDELPLYLEGFAGFARYDPEFVFSDGMEERRYRVKWNNFAGTVGAGWDFRLNDELVLRPIANFSLGHVESDLSLASRFLSEDIRDKVKFLRNGRLSAYGLGGSLMLDFERRREDYEADVELRYTKIHLQSFAGTSRAVEGSASAETLGLWSRLRVPTGYQAFHRPLRAVGEFSASYLMGDQRFAIGADFLGQVGGGIEFDVGEHHPLYLQRVRLMGRYLFGDGVQGISLGLGLS, via the coding sequence TTGGCCGTTCTCGGCTTTTCGATCGTGCCCAGCGAGACGGCCAGTTCCGTCGCCATAGAGTCCAACAACCGGAACGATGCCAACTACTTCGCCACGCAGCTCGGCGGCGCCTTCACGGTCAGCGACGAGCTACCGCTCTATCTGGAGGGCTTCGCCGGCTTTGCCCGCTACGACCCTGAGTTCGTGTTCTCGGACGGCATGGAGGAACGGCGCTACCGGGTCAAATGGAACAACTTCGCCGGAACCGTTGGGGCGGGTTGGGATTTCCGGCTGAACGACGAACTGGTTCTGCGGCCCATCGCCAACTTCTCGCTCGGCCATGTAGAAAGCGACCTGTCCCTGGCGTCCCGCTTTCTGAGCGAGGATATCAGGGACAAGGTGAAGTTCCTCAGGAACGGCCGGCTGAGCGCCTATGGCCTCGGCGGATCCCTGATGCTGGACTTTGAGCGCCGCCGCGAGGACTACGAGGCCGACGTGGAACTGCGCTACACCAAGATTCATCTCCAGTCCTTCGCCGGGACCTCGCGCGCCGTCGAAGGCAGCGCGAGCGCGGAGACGCTGGGGCTCTGGTCGCGCCTGCGCGTGCCGACCGGCTACCAGGCCTTCCACCGCCCCTTGCGCGCTGTCGGAGAGTTCTCGGCATCCTATCTCATGGGCGATCAGCGCTTTGCCATCGGGGCCGATTTCCTGGGTCAAGTCGGCGGCGGCATCGAGTTCGACGTGGGGGAGCACCACCCGCTCTACCTGCAACGCGTAAGATTGATGGGCCGCTACCTCTTCGGCGACGGGGTCCAAGGTATTTCGCTCGGCCTCGGCCTGTCCTAG
- a CDS encoding FAD-binding oxidoreductase has product MSGNLPESPYGERAAPAPDTPALKGETKAEVCVVGGGFTGLSAALRLAEKGVDTILLEAEEPGFGASGRNGGQIIPGFKHDPEAMIARFGADKGEALAAFAGRAPDLVFELIERHAMDCDAVRSGWLQAAHGSAALPAVESRVRQWRERGAPIELLGAEETERLTGARGYAGALLDARGGTLNPLAFARGLARAALSEGASLHGGSPVTSLREEGGGWRVSTGRGGVRAERVLIATNAYTGDFWPGLAQSVIPVYSYQIATEPLSANLQATIMPNRLGLSDTRRLLNYCRQDAGGRLLVGGRGYRRESTDPDDFQGIRRALGRLFPSVIDVPLRYCWSGRVALTLDHWPHIGELAPGLSIAYGFNGRGVAMATATGRQMAEHLAGAPLETLPLPVRPFKPLRGHGYLPPLLAAAIGVKKLQDWWEMRR; this is encoded by the coding sequence ATGAGCGGCAATCTTCCAGAGTCTCCCTATGGCGAGCGGGCGGCGCCCGCGCCGGATACGCCTGCGCTGAAGGGTGAGACGAAAGCCGAGGTCTGCGTGGTTGGGGGCGGGTTCACCGGGCTTTCAGCGGCCCTGCGTCTGGCGGAGAAGGGCGTGGACACCATCCTGTTGGAGGCGGAGGAGCCGGGCTTCGGCGCTTCCGGGCGGAACGGCGGCCAGATCATCCCCGGTTTCAAACACGACCCGGAGGCCATGATCGCGCGCTTTGGCGCAGATAAGGGCGAGGCCCTGGCCGCCTTTGCGGGGCGCGCGCCCGATCTGGTCTTCGAGCTGATCGAGCGCCACGCCATGGACTGCGACGCCGTCCGCTCGGGCTGGTTGCAGGCCGCGCACGGCTCGGCCGCGCTTCCCGCCGTCGAATCCCGCGTGCGCCAGTGGCGCGAGCGCGGCGCGCCCATCGAGCTGCTGGGCGCGGAGGAAACCGAGAGGCTGACAGGCGCGCGGGGCTATGCCGGTGCCCTCCTGGATGCCCGGGGCGGCACGCTCAATCCGCTCGCCTTCGCCAGGGGTCTGGCGCGTGCCGCGCTCTCTGAAGGTGCGAGCCTTCATGGCGGCTCGCCGGTGACGTCCCTTCGAGAGGAGGGCGGCGGCTGGCGGGTCTCCACGGGGCGAGGCGGCGTTCGGGCCGAGCGCGTGCTGATCGCGACCAACGCCTATACCGGCGATTTCTGGCCGGGACTGGCTCAGAGCGTGATCCCGGTCTACAGCTACCAGATCGCGACCGAACCACTGAGCGCGAACCTCCAGGCAACGATTATGCCCAACCGCCTCGGCCTGTCCGACACCCGGCGGCTGCTGAACTATTGCCGCCAGGACGCGGGCGGTCGCCTGCTGGTGGGCGGCAGGGGCTATCGCCGCGAGTCGACGGACCCGGATGACTTCCAGGGCATCCGAAGGGCCCTGGGGCGGCTGTTTCCGTCGGTCATCGATGTCCCGCTTCGCTACTGCTGGAGCGGGCGGGTCGCCTTGACCCTGGACCACTGGCCCCACATCGGCGAGCTCGCGCCGGGGCTGTCGATCGCCTATGGCTTCAATGGACGGGGCGTGGCCATGGCGACGGCCACGGGCCGTCAAATGGCGGAGCATCTGGCGGGCGCGCCTTTGGAGACGCTGCCCTTGCCGGTGCGGCCCTTCAAACCCCTGCGGGGGCACGGCTATCTGCCGCCGCTGCTCGCCGCGGCCATCGGCGTCAAGAAGCTGCAGGACTGGTGGGAGATGCGCCGCTAG